A section of the Piliocolobus tephrosceles isolate RC106 chromosome 14, ASM277652v3, whole genome shotgun sequence genome encodes:
- the NR5A1 gene encoding steroidogenic factor 1, which translates to MDYSYDEDLDELCPVCGDKVSGYHYGLLTCESCKGFFKRTVQNNKHYTCTESQSCKIDKTQRKRCPFCRFQKCLTVGMRLEAVRADRMRGGRNKFGPMYKRDRALKQQKKAQIRANGFKLETGPPMGVPPPPPPAPDYVLPPSLHAPEPKALAAGPPAGPLGDFGAPALPMAVPGAHGPLAGYLYPAFPGRAIKSEYPEPYASPPQPGLPYGYPEPFSGGPNVPELILQLLQLEPDEDQVRARILGCLQEPTKSRPDQPAAFGLLCRMADQTFISIVDWARRCMVFKELEVADQMTLLQNCWSELLVFDHIYRQVQHGKEGSILLVTGQEVELTTVAAQAGSLLHSLVLRAQELVLQLLALQLDRQEFVCLKFIILFSLDLKFLNNHTLVKEAQEKANAALLDYTLCHYPHCGDKFQQLLLCLVEVRALSMQAKEYLYHKHLGNEMPRNNLLIEMLQAKQT; encoded by the exons ATGGACTATTCCTACGACGAGGACCTGGACGAGCTGTGTCCCGTGTGCGGGGACAAGGTGTCCGGCTACCACTACGGATTGCTCACGTGTGAGAGCTGCAAG GGTTTCTTCAAGCGCACGGTGCAGAACAACAAGCACTACACGTGCACCGAGAGCCAGAGCTGCAAGATCGACAAGACGCAGCGCAAGCGCTGTCCCTTCTGCCGCTTCCAGAAGTGCCTGACAGTGGGGATGCGCCTGGAAG CCGTGCGCGCTGACCGTATGAGGGGTGGCCGGAACAAGTTTGGGCCGATGTACAAGCGGGACCGGGCCCTGAAACAGCAGAAGAAGGCACAGATTCGGGCCAATGGCTTCAAGCTGGAAACAGGACCCCCGATGGGGGTGCCCCCACCGCCCCCTCCTGCACCGGACTATGTGCTGCCTCCCAGCCTGCATGCGCCTGAGCCCAAGGCCCTGGCTGCCGGTCCACCTGCTGGGCCACTGGGCGACTTTGGGGCCCCAGCACTGCCCATGGCTGTGCCTGGTGCCCATGGGCCACTGGCTGGCTACCTCTACCCTGCCTTTCCTGGCCGTGCCATCAAGTCTGAATACCCAGAGCCTTACGCCAGCCCCCCACAGCCTGGGCTGCCATACGGCTATCCAGAGCCCTTCTCTGGAGGGCCCAATGTGCCTGAGCTTATCCTGCAGCTGCTGCAGCTGGAGCCAGATGAGGACCAGGTGCGGGCCCGCATCTTGGGCTGCCTGCAGGAGCCCACCAAAAGCCGCCCTGACCAGCCGGCGGCCTTTGGCCTCCTGTGCAGAATGGCCGACCAGACCTTCATCTCCATCGTGGACTGGGCACGCAGGTGCATGGTCTTCAAGGAGCTGGAG GTTGCCGACCAGATGACACTGCTGCAGAACTGCTGGAGCGAGCTGCTGGTGTTCGACCACATCTACCGCCAGGTCCAGCACGGCAAGGAGGGCAGCATCCTGCTGGTCACCGGGCAGGAG GTGGAGCTGACCACGGTGGCCGCCCAGGCGGGCTCGCTGCTGCACAGCCTGGTGTTGCGGGCACAGGAACTGGTGCTGCAGCTGCTTGCGCTGCAGCTGGACCGGCAGGAGTTTGTCTGCCTCAAGTTCATCATcctcttcagcctgg ATCTGAAGTTTCTGAATAACCACACCCTGGTAAAGGAAGCTCAGGAGAAGGCCAACGCCGCCCTGCTCGACTACACCCTGTGCCACTACCCGCACTGCGGGGACAAGTTCCAGCAGCTGCTGCTGTGCCTGGTGGAGGTGCGGGCCCTGAGCATGCAGGCCAAGGAGTACCTGTACCACAAGCACCTGGGCAACGAGATGCCCCGCAACAACCTGCTCATCGAGATGCTGCAAGCCAAGCAGACTTGA